In a single window of the Phycisphaerales bacterium genome:
- a CDS encoding thioredoxin family protein, with protein sequence MLDRSLLARSFAAGLSYERYIATGTAEQQAAWKKFHALAALTETQRALVAGFTREMHVLVVSGIWCGDCVQQCPLFAHIAAANEERVRLRFVDRDEHGELAGHLRINAGARVPVVLFLAEDDEFVALLGDRTLARYRAIAARQLGPSCPLPGAPLPANEIAATLQDWLDEFERVQLLLRLSGRLRQKYAD encoded by the coding sequence ATGCTGGACCGCAGTCTTCTCGCGCGCTCGTTTGCCGCCGGACTTTCCTATGAGCGCTACATCGCCACCGGCACGGCGGAGCAGCAAGCGGCCTGGAAGAAATTTCATGCCCTGGCGGCACTGACCGAGACGCAGCGTGCGCTCGTCGCGGGGTTCACCCGCGAGATGCATGTTTTGGTCGTCTCGGGCATCTGGTGCGGTGACTGCGTGCAGCAATGCCCGCTGTTCGCACACATCGCCGCCGCCAACGAGGAGCGTGTCCGGCTGCGGTTCGTCGATCGCGATGAGCACGGGGAGTTGGCGGGGCACCTGCGGATCAACGCCGGCGCCCGTGTACCGGTGGTGCTGTTCCTGGCGGAAGATGACGAGTTCGTGGCGTTGCTGGGTGACCGCACCCTCGCGCGCTACCGCGCGATCGCAGCGCGGCAACTCGGGCCGTCGTGCCCACTGCCGGGCGCACCACTGCCCGCCAACGAGATCGCTGCCACATTGCAGGACTGGCTCGACGAGTTCGAGCGCGTGCAGTTGCTGCTGCGGCTCTCCGGTCGTCTGCGTCAGAAGTATGCGGACTAA
- a CDS encoding PEP-CTERM sorting domain-containing protein (PEP-CTERM proteins occur, often in large numbers, in the proteomes of bacteria that also encode an exosortase, a predicted intramembrane cysteine proteinase. The presence of a PEP-CTERM domain at a protein's C-terminus predicts cleavage within the sorting domain, followed by covalent anchoring to some some component of the (usually Gram-negative) cell surface. Many PEP-CTERM proteins exhibit an unusual sequence composition that includes large numbers of potential glycosylation sites. Expression of one such protein has been shown restore the ability of a bacterium to form floc, a type of biofilm.) produces the protein MRTCNSLRMAVVAAVFGFVGTAAGAIPGTLATFDVDAEGFVGSTIATTQIHLAAGGNPDGFVQIRKDLLTGFDIGTRNSVTPGFLGDYAAAGINGAGFDLNVFNTSLDEAHLRFRRDVDENGWYYDFGPVTPDGNAWGQYDVVFDPTWDDATALANGWTQEPVSPSFADLFANIGWIEVRVINEGSNIVGVDNVRIVPEPATLALLLVATAVLRHRR, from the coding sequence GTGAGAACGTGCAATTCGCTTCGGATGGCTGTCGTAGCCGCCGTGTTTGGGTTTGTGGGGACTGCGGCAGGCGCGATTCCCGGTACCCTTGCAACGTTTGATGTGGATGCGGAGGGTTTCGTCGGCAGTACCATCGCCACCACGCAGATTCACTTGGCGGCGGGCGGTAACCCCGACGGGTTCGTGCAGATCCGCAAGGATTTGTTGACCGGTTTCGACATCGGTACCCGGAACAGCGTCACCCCCGGATTTCTTGGCGACTATGCGGCGGCCGGCATCAACGGGGCGGGTTTCGACCTGAACGTGTTCAACACGTCGCTGGATGAAGCACACCTGCGCTTCCGCCGTGATGTGGACGAGAACGGCTGGTACTACGACTTCGGTCCGGTTACGCCGGACGGGAACGCTTGGGGTCAGTACGACGTGGTTTTCGACCCGACTTGGGATGACGCCACGGCGCTGGCGAACGGATGGACGCAGGAGCCGGTGAGCCCGAGCTTCGCCGACCTGTTCGCGAACATCGGCTGGATCGAGGTACGCGTCATCAACGAGGGCAGCAACATCGTCGGTGTCGACAACGTGCGGATCGTGCCCGAGCCAGCGACGCTCGCGCTGTTGCTTGTTGCTACTGCAGTCCTCCGGCACCGGCGCTGA
- a CDS encoding LacI family DNA-binding transcriptional regulator produces the protein MSKPTRVNKRVTIRDVARAAGVSVGAASTALSQSKSNVALSRATRDRVLQAARELRYRPLAAARAMAGSTCRTIGVLATEFCMIGSFYSNVLRGIANEVQAANYALVLKTVPHKLDMEGSNIFTEQNIDGVIIPADAEDRTKAALLHYDIPHVWLNTELHQPMNCIHVDDVHDMGLAIDYLVELGHRHIGYLHHYTGERHHVTMKRERGYAEALRRHGLEPLPTYDQYLDIAAHVDLYLEMRPRATALVLYSDAMAILACNALVKRGLRIPEDMSVVGHEGVVLHEYGFCRLTTVKAPVEELGRQAVRMLMHQIENNEPAPSRLLSGTLEVNQSTGPPPQA, from the coding sequence ATGTCGAAACCCACTCGTGTGAACAAACGCGTCACGATCCGGGATGTAGCGCGGGCAGCCGGGGTTTCCGTCGGGGCGGCTTCGACGGCCCTTAGTCAATCGAAGAGCAATGTGGCGCTGAGCCGTGCCACACGGGACCGTGTCTTGCAAGCCGCCCGCGAGCTGCGCTACCGTCCGCTGGCCGCGGCCCGGGCGATGGCCGGCAGTACCTGTCGAACGATCGGGGTACTCGCGACCGAATTCTGCATGATCGGCAGCTTCTACAGCAACGTACTGCGCGGAATTGCGAACGAAGTACAGGCCGCGAACTACGCCCTCGTGCTGAAGACGGTACCGCACAAGCTCGACATGGAGGGGAGCAACATCTTCACCGAGCAGAACATTGACGGTGTTATCATTCCGGCGGATGCCGAAGACCGCACCAAGGCCGCGCTGCTGCACTATGACATTCCGCATGTCTGGCTGAACACCGAGCTGCACCAGCCGATGAATTGCATCCACGTCGACGATGTGCACGACATGGGCCTCGCGATCGACTACCTGGTCGAGCTGGGACACCGCCACATCGGCTACCTGCACCACTACACTGGCGAACGACACCACGTCACCATGAAACGCGAGCGCGGATACGCCGAGGCACTCCGGCGGCATGGCCTGGAGCCGCTTCCGACTTACGATCAGTATCTCGATATCGCGGCGCATGTGGATCTGTATCTTGAAATGCGGCCGCGCGCCACGGCCCTGGTGCTGTACTCCGACGCCATGGCGATCCTCGCCTGCAACGCGCTCGTCAAACGCGGCTTGCGCATTCCAGAAGACATGAGCGTGGTGGGTCACGAGGGGGTCGTACTGCACGAATACGGCTTCTGCCGATTGACTACCGTCAAGGCCCCGGTGGAAGAGCTTGGGCGCCAGGCCGTGCGCATGCTCATGCACCAGATTGAGAACAATGAGCCCGCCCCGTCGCGCTTGCTGTCCGGCACACTCGAGGTCAACCAATCCACCGGACCGCCACCGCAGGCGTAG
- a CDS encoding cytoplasmic protein codes for MSEVEEFLSEPLKPLAGTFDAAAMATGMPGLPAGFVWRDQPYAITGELEAWKHTSAEGGRAGGERYLRRHYYRLRMSDDSEWTVYFVRQTPRGGSPKTRWFLYSKRGGTPSADRGGVPAPV; via the coding sequence ATGTCCGAGGTGGAAGAGTTTCTGAGCGAGCCGCTCAAGCCGCTGGCGGGTACGTTCGATGCCGCCGCGATGGCGACGGGCATGCCGGGGCTTCCGGCCGGTTTTGTGTGGCGCGATCAGCCCTACGCGATCACGGGCGAACTCGAGGCGTGGAAGCACACGTCGGCCGAAGGCGGACGGGCCGGCGGGGAGCGCTACCTCCGAAGGCATTATTACCGGCTACGGATGTCGGACGACAGCGAGTGGACGGTTTACTTCGTCCGGCAGACGCCCCGCGGGGGCTCCCCGAAGACCCGTTGGTTCCTGTATAGTAAGCGTGGCGGAACTCCCTCCGCGGACCGCGGCGGGGTGCCCGCCCCGGTGTAA